In Mesotoga infera, one DNA window encodes the following:
- a CDS encoding PilT/PilU family type 4a pilus ATPase, producing MLIMEILSKGEQMNASDLHLTSGRNVMYRVDGELIQDKLLTDTIMMKKITTELQEISEVKLQDSDSKEIDFSFGFSSSRVRGNYFYSNKLPVIALRLIPKTIKTLDDLGYPALFKDFCKPDKGLVLVAGPTGSGKSTTLAAMLENINRTRHVHLITIEDPVEYVFEPKNALIHQRELGSDTKSFYNGLKYALRQDPDVILVGEMRDSETMELAMTAAETGHLVFSTIHTNSAATTPERIVGVFPPHQQNQIAMQLANTLLAVVYQRLLRRRDGKGRIAVLEILVVNQAIRNLIREQKFHQIESMMQAGIKFGMVTFDDALMDAFKKGIIDKDQLQDYARDANAMVRRAF from the coding sequence ATGTTAATTATGGAAATCCTGAGCAAGGGTGAACAGATGAATGCGAGCGATTTACACTTGACATCCGGAAGGAATGTTATGTACAGGGTTGACGGAGAGTTGATTCAGGACAAGTTGTTGACCGATACAATAATGATGAAGAAGATTACTACGGAGCTTCAAGAGATATCTGAGGTGAAGCTTCAGGACTCAGATAGCAAGGAAATAGACTTCTCTTTCGGATTTAGTTCTTCAAGAGTAAGAGGGAATTACTTCTATTCCAACAAGCTCCCGGTTATTGCTTTGAGATTGATTCCAAAGACAATCAAGACGCTTGATGATCTCGGTTATCCAGCACTGTTCAAAGATTTCTGTAAGCCAGATAAGGGGTTGGTGTTAGTAGCAGGTCCTACAGGAAGCGGCAAATCGACTACTCTCGCTGCAATGCTTGAGAACATAAATCGTACAAGGCATGTTCACCTGATCACAATAGAGGATCCGGTAGAGTATGTTTTTGAGCCGAAGAATGCCTTGATACACCAGAGAGAGCTTGGATCAGACACAAAATCCTTTTACAATGGATTGAAATATGCTCTCAGACAGGACCCGGATGTAATACTTGTCGGCGAAATGAGAGACAGTGAAACTATGGAACTGGCTATGACAGCTGCCGAGACTGGTCATCTTGTCTTTTCAACTATTCATACGAATTCGGCCGCAACGACTCCTGAAAGGATAGTCGGTGTCTTCCCGCCTCATCAGCAGAATCAGATAGCCATGCAGCTTGCAAATACCCTTCTGGCAGTAGTCTATCAGAGGCTCTTGAGAAGAAGAGACGGCAAAGGAAGAATTGCGGTTCTCGAGATTCTAGTTGTTAATCAGGCGATCAGGAACCTTATCAGGGAGCAGAAATTCCACCAGATAGAGTCTATGATGCAAGCCGGAATAAAATTCGGGATGGTCACCTTTGATGATGCGCTAATGGATGCATTCAAGAAGGGAATTATTGATAAGGATCAGC